Within Actinoplanes sp. L3-i22, the genomic segment CCACCGCACCGCGTACGAGATGGAGGCGCACGCGATCGGGCACGACCTAGCCCGCGGCCGGACCAGGTTCTACCGCACCCGGCCGCTCGGCACCACCGCGATCGAGGACGCCGAGTCCGAGTCGATGGTCGGCGGCGAGCAGTCCGAGCTGGTGACCGACGGCCCGATCAAGCTCGGCGACGGCCTGCCCGACCCGGTCCTGGGCGAGATGGAGCCGGACTTCCTCGAGGTGGTGGCCGGCCTGACCGGCCCGGAGGACGGGAAGCCGGACGAGGAGAAGCCGGACGAGGAGCCGCCGACCGGGCCGGCCGAGCCGACCGGCTCCGAGACCGTCGTCACCGAGGGCCGGCGCACCCGCCGGACGAGGCGGGAGCCGGTGGCCGCCTGAGACCTTCCCGATAGCCGCCACCCCGCGGGTCTCTCCCTGCGGACCCGCCGGGGTGGGCGGCGCCCGGCGGCCCGGCCGTGTCGGGGTCCGAGGCCGGGCCGCCGGTTGCGGGAACGTGAATCCCTCGATCGGGATGGGCCGATCGTGCCGCGTGTCCCGGCCGCCCGGCCGAGCGGCCCGATTGGTCTCAAGACAACCCCAACCGGCAGACTGAAGCGGTGATGCTGAAGGACATCCGTGCCATCGCCGGTGAGTCGATCGTGCTCTCGCCGGACGATCAGGACGCCGAGCTCGCCAACACGAACTGGTTCGGCGCCCCACCGCACGAACGCATGGGCATGTCGGCCGACGAGGTGGTGACCGCGTTCGAGGAGACCGCGGTCCTGCTGCGGGACCAGGTGGCCGCGTCCGGCCACCGGGGGACCGCGACGTTCTACGTGTGGCACGACGGGGAGGCCGGGCAGTTGCGCTGCTCGGCCGGCACCCGGAAGCCGAGCGACCTGGTGTTCCCGAGCGCCCACGAGGTGACCGACGACCTGCACGCCATCGTCATGGAGTTTTTGGTGGACCGCGCCCCCGGCTCGATCCAGTGGGGTGCACTGGAGCCGGTGCCGTACCCCGAGGCGGAACCGGCGGCGATGGCCGTCTGGGCGTTCGACCTGACCCCGTTCGGCCGCTGACCAGAGCTTCTGACAAGGAACGGTGAGGAGACACGTGCCGTACCGGTGGACCGCGGACGCGGCCGGGCTGATCGCCGGATACCTGCTCGACGCCGCGCTCGGCGACCCGCGCCGGTTCCACCCGGTGGCCGGCTTCGGCACCGCGGCCGGCGCCCTGGAACGCCGGCTCTACCAGCCACGACGCCGGTCCGGGGCGGTGTTCACCGCGGTGGCGGTCGGCGTGCCGGTGCTCGCCGGCCTGGCCGCCGCGCGGGCCACCCGGCCCGTGCCGGCCGCGCGGTTCGCGCTCACCACCGCCGCGACCTGGACCGTGCTGGGCGGCCGGACCCTCCGCAAGGAGTCCCGGACGATGGCCCGTCACCTGGAGTCCGGCGACCTCGCGGCGGCCCGCGGGCGGCTCAACCACCTGTGCGGGCGGGACCCGGCGGCGCTGGACGAGCCGGAGCTCGCCCGGGCGACGGTCGAATCGGTCGCCGAGAACACCTCCGACGCGGTCGTCGCCCCGCTGCTGTGGGGGGCCGTGCTCGGGCCGGCCGGGCTGCTCGGCTACCGGGCGGCCAACACGCTGGACGCGATGGTCGGGCATCGGTCGGCGCGGTACGCGCGGTTCGGGACGGCCTCGGCCCGGCTCGACGACCTGCTCAACCTGGTGCCGTCGAGGCTGACCGGGCTGCTGACGATCGCGGTGTCGCCGATCGCCGGTGGATCGCCCCGGGAGACGTGGCGGGTGTGGCGGCGGGATCGCGGGGATCATCCGTCGCCGAACTCGGGGCAGTGCGAGGCGGCGATGGCCGGGGCGCTCGGGGTGCGCCTCGGCGGACGAAACGTCTATTTCGGACGTAGTGAGACGCGGCCGTTCCTCGGGGACGGGCCGCGGCCGAAGGCTGTGCATCTGAAGCGGGCGGCCCGGGTTTCCGGGGCGGTCGGGGCGGTGGCGGTGCTGGTGGCGGCCGGGGGTGCGCTGGTCCGGGGTGGACTGGGCGCGGTGCTGCAGCGGGCCGGCGCCGACGGAAAGGGCGTTTCGCGATGATCAGGTGGTGGCGGCGGGGGCGGGGGCGGGGCCCGAAGGGCCGCAGACCATGACCGGCGGCCTCCTGGTGGCGGGAACCACATCGGACGCCGGCAAGAGCATCCTCACCGCCGGAATCTGCCGCTGGCTGCACCGCGAAGGCGTCCGGGTAGCCCCCTTCAAAGCCCAGAACATGTCCAACAACTCCGTGGTCGTCCTCGCCCCGGACGGCCGCGGCGGCGAGATCGGCCGGGCCCAGGCGATGCAGGCCGAAGCCGCCGGCCTGGCCCCGGACCTGCGCTTCAACCCGGTCCTGCTGAAGCCCGGCAGCGACCGCTCGAGCCAGGTCGTCCTGCTCGGCGAGGCGGTCGACACGGTCACCGCCGGCAACTACCGGCAGCTGCGCCCGAAGCTCGCCGAGGTCGCCTGGGCCGCGCTGGCCGAGCTGCGCGCCGAGTACGACGCGGTGATCTGCGAGGGCGCCGGCAGCCCCGCCGAGATCAACCTGCGGGAGGGCGATTTCGTCAACATGGGTCTGGCCCGGCGGTTCCGGTTGCCGGCGATCGTGGTCGGCGACATCGACCGCGGCGGTGTCTTCGCGGCGTTCTTCGGCACGCTGGCGCTGCTCTCGGCGGAGGACCAGGCGCTGGTCGCCGGTTTCGTGACGAACAAGTTCCGCGGCGATCTGGGCCTGCTCCGGCCGGGCAACGACATGATCACCGCGGTCACCGGCCGGCCGGTGCTCGGCGTGCTGCCGTTCCACCGGGACATCTGGCTGGACGCCGAGGACTCCCTGGCGTACGGGACGACGCTGGGCCGCCCGGGCCCGCCCCGGGGCCGGGACTGGCTGCGGGTCGCGGTGATCCGCCTGCCGCGGATCTCGAACGCGACGGACGCCGAGGCGCTCGCCGCCGAGCCGGGTGTGCGGGTGCATCTGACCGTCGAGCCCGGTGACGTCGCCGACGCGGACCTGGTGATGCTGCCGGGTTCCAAGGCCACCGTCAGCGACCTGGCCTGGCTGCGCGGGACCGGGCTGGCGGACGCGGTCCGGGCGCACGCCGCGGCCGGAAAGCCGCTGGTCGGCGTGTGTGGTGGCTTCCAGATGCTGGCCGAGAGCATCGACGACGAGGTGGAGAGCGGGCACGGCGTGGTGCCGGGGCTCGGCCTGCTGCCGGTCGGCATCACCTTCGCGGCCCGCAAGACCCTGGCGCACGCCGAGGGCGCCGGGCTGGGCGCGCCGGTGCGCGGCTACGAGATTCATCATGGGTACGTCGCCACCGGCGCCCCGCAACCGTTGTTGCACTACGCCGACGGCCGCCCGGAGGGCGCCGTGGCCGGCAACGTCTACGGCACGCACTGGCACGGCGCGTTCGAGTCGGACGAGTTCCGTCGCCGCTTCCTGACCGCGGCCGCCGCGCAGGCGGGCCGGCACGGGTTCACGGTCGCGCCGGACACCCGCTACGCCACGATCCGCGAGCGTGCCCTGGACGTGCTGGGCGATCTGGTGGCCGAGCACCTGGACACCGTGGCGCTCCGGCGGCTGGTGGAAAACGGCCCGCCACCAGGAATGTCGTTCGTCCCCCCGGGTGCCCCGTAGGGGTCCGACCCTGACGACAGCGTTGCACTCCGGGCGTACGTTGGGTCCGGCGCGGCTGAAGGCCGTACCCAAATGGGGTTTGAAAGCCGTGCCGAAACGACCGCCGTACCCAAAAAGACGGGGTGGGATCCATGACGACCGATGACGAGAACCGGCCGGTACGCCGCCGCGTCACGCTGACCGGGATCAGCTCGCGGGCCTGGGAGCATCCGGCCGACCGGGGCGCGCTCTCCGCCTTGCGCGAGTTGCGTGGCTTCGACGACGTGGTGAAGACGTTCTTCGGGATGTGGAACGAGCGTGGTTTCCGGCTGAGCTACCTGGCCGGCTCGATCCGCGTCGACCACCGGCAGTACCCGCGGGTCTACCAGCGCTTCACCGAGGCGGCCAGCACGCTGGACATCGCCGATCTGCCCGAGCTCTACGTGACCCAGTCGCCGATCATCAACGGTTCGGCGATCGGTCTGGACAAGCCGTTCATCGTGATCACCACGGGTGCGGTGGAGAAGCTCGACGACGACGAGCTGCGGGCCGTGCTCGGGCACGAGCTGGGCCACGTGCGCAGCGGCCACGCCGTCTACAAGACCATCATGATGATCCTGACCAGCTGGGCGGCGAACATCAGCTGGATC encodes:
- a CDS encoding single-stranded DNA-binding protein — translated: MFDTNVTIVGNVLTKPEWRRTRESNQLVANFRIASTARRYDRENRCWVDGNTLRIRVSAWRRLAEGVAASINVGDPLVVFGRIYTRDWDDEEGNHRTAYEMEAHAIGHDLARGRTRFYRTRPLGTTAIEDAESESMVGGEQSELVTDGPIKLGDGLPDPVLGEMEPDFLEVVAGLTGPEDGKPDEEKPDEEPPTGPAEPTGSETVVTEGRRTRRTRREPVAA
- a CDS encoding cobalamin biosynthesis protein, which encodes MPYRWTADAAGLIAGYLLDAALGDPRRFHPVAGFGTAAGALERRLYQPRRRSGAVFTAVAVGVPVLAGLAAARATRPVPAARFALTTAATWTVLGGRTLRKESRTMARHLESGDLAAARGRLNHLCGRDPAALDEPELARATVESVAENTSDAVVAPLLWGAVLGPAGLLGYRAANTLDAMVGHRSARYARFGTASARLDDLLNLVPSRLTGLLTIAVSPIAGGSPRETWRVWRRDRGDHPSPNSGQCEAAMAGALGVRLGGRNVYFGRSETRPFLGDGPRPKAVHLKRAARVSGAVGAVAVLVAAGGALVRGGLGAVLQRAGADGKGVSR
- a CDS encoding cobyric acid synthase; protein product: MTGGLLVAGTTSDAGKSILTAGICRWLHREGVRVAPFKAQNMSNNSVVVLAPDGRGGEIGRAQAMQAEAAGLAPDLRFNPVLLKPGSDRSSQVVLLGEAVDTVTAGNYRQLRPKLAEVAWAALAELRAEYDAVICEGAGSPAEINLREGDFVNMGLARRFRLPAIVVGDIDRGGVFAAFFGTLALLSAEDQALVAGFVTNKFRGDLGLLRPGNDMITAVTGRPVLGVLPFHRDIWLDAEDSLAYGTTLGRPGPPRGRDWLRVAVIRLPRISNATDAEALAAEPGVRVHLTVEPGDVADADLVMLPGSKATVSDLAWLRGTGLADAVRAHAAAGKPLVGVCGGFQMLAESIDDEVESGHGVVPGLGLLPVGITFAARKTLAHAEGAGLGAPVRGYEIHHGYVATGAPQPLLHYADGRPEGAVAGNVYGTHWHGAFESDEFRRRFLTAAAAQAGRHGFTVAPDTRYATIRERALDVLGDLVAEHLDTVALRRLVENGPPPGMSFVPPGAP